One Malaclemys terrapin pileata isolate rMalTer1 chromosome 21, rMalTer1.hap1, whole genome shotgun sequence DNA window includes the following coding sequences:
- the LOC128826835 gene encoding immunoglobulin superfamily DCC subclass member 3-like — protein sequence MARWRLCLAGLLLLQGCELGRPSELAFLLEPADVIAVRDRPLVLHCQVEGEPPISITWHKDGAPLGNGSHTAVLANGSLRIESFHRRPRGEGAANQTSVGDYSCAAQNRDGLLVSRKARVQLATLSKFHMHPESMAVEEGGVARFQCFIQGVPEATITWERNRTALPPGDHRFTLLPAGILHITGVRRADVGSYRCVATNIANSRCSQEAQLVISGERGPRPGVGPSAGAQSRVSAPKLYKEPMILSGPQNLTITVHQTAVLECIATGNPRPIVSWSRLDGRSIGVEGIQVLGTGNLMISDVSVKHAGVYVCAANRPGTRVRRTAQGILMVQAPPEFVQWPQSMSKPLGSSAIFTCVAQGVPEPHLVWLKNGRILAPGENIKLTHNNSTLLIQGLTVEDEAIYQCIAENSAGTNQASARLAVTLAQELPSSPEGVRAAALSTTSIQVSWQEPPPEVTEGLIGYVLHIRRAGESDSRELQEAVSKTTFQHLFTGLTPATTYCIRLRAYSPLGASQDSEPVLATTLGSIPAAPGFFTKVLNASAVQVFWVLPPQPGWIEGFKLFHRKLPSPHFEGPQLLANTANSYVYSNLEPSAAYELRLQAFNGNGDSNSTVRVVRLEGSGPTLDADPSCPCRPGEESSLPGVVVGVHIGMACIIFCLLFLMLGYHRSLFCRKGAQDSWTVPRGAELAQPGARDAPHSLCTQPGEAKPVEMIDLVPQTRPRPDVPHVEVPIEHYPPPQPPG from the exons ATGGCCCGCTGGCGGCTCTGCCTGGCCGGGCTCCTGCTACTCCAGGGCTGCG AGCTGGGCCGCCCCTCAGAGCTGGCGTTCCTGCTGGAGCCGGCGGACGTGATCGCGGTGCGGGACCGACCCCTGGTGCTGCACTGCCAGGTGGAGGGGGAGCCGCCCATCAGCATCACCTGGCACAAGGACGGGGCCCCGCTGGGCAACGGCAGCCACACGGCCGTGCTGGCCAACGGCTCGCTGCGCATCGAGAGCTTCCACCGCCGGCCCCGGGGCGAGGGCGCTGCCAACCAGACCAGCGTGGGCgactacagctgtgctgcccagaACCGCGACGGGCTGCTGGTCAGCCGCAAGGCCCGTGTGCAGCTCGCCA ccctgtccaAGTTCCACATGCACCCGGAGTCCATGGCGGTGGAGGAAGGCGGCGTGGCCCGGTTCCAGTGCTTCATCCAGGGCGTGCCCGAGGCCACCATCACCTGGGAGCGCAACCGCACGGCCCTGCCGCCCGGCGACCACCG GTTCACTCTGCTGCCGGCCGGCATCCTGCACATCACCGGGGTGCGTCGAGCCGACGTGGGCTCCTACCGCTGCGTGGCCACCAACATCGCCAACAGCCGCTGCAGCCAGGAGGCCCAGCTGGTCATCAGTGGTGAGCGTGGGCCACGGCCCGGTGTGGGGCCGTCAGCAGGAGCCCAGTCGAGGG TCTCAGCCCCCAAACTCTACAAGGAGCCCATGATCCTGTCGGGCCCCCAGAACCTGACCATCACGGTGCACCAGACGGCTGTCCTGGAGTGCATCGCCACTGGCAACCCGCGGCCCATCGTCTCCTGGAGCCGGCTCG acggCCGCTCCATCGGCGTGGAGGGGATCCAGGTGCTGGGAACTGGCAACCTCATGATCTCAGACGTCTCCGTGAAACACGCCGGAGTCTACGTGTGCGCTGCCAACCGGCCGGGCACTCGCGTGCGCCGCACAGCCCAGGGCATCCTCATGGTCCAGG cccccccagagTTCGTGCAGTGGCCCCAGTCGATGTCCAAGCCTCTGGGCAGCAGCGCCATCTTCACCTGCGTGGCGCAGGGCGTCCCCGAGCCCCACCTCGTCTGGCTGAAGAACGGCAGGATCCTGGCGCCGGGCGAGAACATCAAACTCACCCACAACAACAG CACCCTGCTGATCCAGGGGCTCACGGTGGAGGATGAAGCGATCTACCAGTGCATCGCTGAGAACAGCGCGGGCACCAACCAGGCCAGCGCCCGCCTGGCCGTCACCCTGGCCCAGgagctgcccagctcccccgAGGGCGTCCGGGCCGCCGCGCTCTCCACCACCTCCATCCAGGTGTCCTGGCAGGAGCCCCCCCCAGAGGTGACCGAGGGGCTCATCGGCTATGTGCTGCACATCCGCAGGGCGGGAG AGTCCGACagccgggagctgcaggaggccgtGAGCAAAACCACCTTCCAGCACCTCTTCACcggcctgacgcccgccaccacCTACTGCATCCGCCTGCGCGCCTATTCGCCGCTGGGGGCCAGCCAGGACTCGGAGCCCGTCCTGGCCACCACCTTGGGCAGCA TCCCCGCAGCCCCCGGCTTCTTCACCAAGGTGCTCAACGCCAGCGCGGTGCAGGtcttctgggtgctgcccccccagCCGGGCTGGATCGAGGGCTTCAAACTCTTCCACCGCAAACTGCCCAGCCCCCACTTCGAGGGGCCGCAGCTCCTGGCCAACACGGCCAACTCCTACGTCTATAGCAACCTGG AGCCCTCAGCCGCCTATGAACTCCGGCTCCAGGCCTTCAACGGGAACGGAGACAGCAACAGCACCGTGCGGGTCGTCCGGCTGGAGGGGAGCGGCCCGACGCTGG ACGCTGACCCCTCGTGCCCGTGTCGGCCGGGGGAGGAGAGCTCACTGCCCGGCGTCGTGGTGGGCGTCCACATCGGCATGGCCTGCATCATcttctgcctcctcttcctcatgCTCGGCTACCACAGGAG CCTGTTCTGCAGGAAGGGCGCTCAGGACAGCTGGACGGTGCCCCGGGGCGCAGAGCTGGCCCAGCCCGGGGCCCGCGATGCCCCCCACAGCCTATGCACCCAGCCGGGGGAGGCCAAGCCAGTGGAGATGATCGACCTGGTCCCCCAG ACTCGGCCACGCCCAGATGTGCCCCATGTCGAAGTCCCCATCGAGCACTAccctcccccgcagccccccGGGTAG